The following proteins come from a genomic window of Methanosarcina sp. MTP4:
- a CDS encoding right-handed parallel beta-helix repeat-containing protein — protein sequence MGINGDSKRKGCIAILIFSIAISANITFHVPTAMGSPVYVAGEGNGGFNIVGSENTFQVAQTLEFGAENFDLKSMQFKSPFRYLTSYTFLSGDGHGPEDDSNADLRLIDEAGRGLFIPLMTNGFYNLMFFEKPTSILTFLVMHILFFVFCIGIVVAYTNAGASPLTNPSFRDAMKVLLPLLFAGFLCMLFPYIATIYNVPEDSAYVQISKENGVVTVENEKGAVIHSGPDDADAIEAALAESEGRVILFERGEYDIDRTIRLKSEVSFVGNDEVVFNCISSPAFNTGTGGYSSSTISLSSDANSGDTQIKLSSVSGLNVGDYVKISDEFSVPFQRNDYKNGELAEIIDISGSTITVDRPLYDDYTVARNAQVRKISMFKNISFENINFIGYGMDTSSTAIYFYGVTNIMISNCGFEDFGNRAVSFWDCLDCIVEGSTFKRVFKDGTGYGIAITNACDNIVIRDNSFLEKGRHYIAVVAGRGGVTTDGFTRNVDVTNNVFRDCADEAVNSHPTSAAVFRVNDNEFYDCRKGVEFSNSDSVITNNTFVRCANGVVLFDTGNHLIEGNSFRENRISIIPHNTNSVTRDNSFENSG from the coding sequence ATGGGAATTAATGGGGATTCAAAAAGAAAGGGATGCATTGCTATTTTAATTTTTTCGATAGCAATCTCTGCCAATATTACCTTCCATGTACCAACTGCAATGGGGTCTCCTGTATACGTTGCAGGAGAGGGGAACGGAGGCTTTAACATTGTCGGCAGCGAGAATACTTTCCAGGTAGCTCAAACCCTTGAGTTTGGAGCAGAGAACTTCGATTTAAAAAGCATGCAATTTAAGAGTCCCTTCAGATACCTTACAAGCTACACCTTTCTTAGCGGTGATGGACACGGGCCTGAGGATGATTCGAATGCAGATCTCAGGTTAATTGATGAGGCAGGTAGAGGTCTGTTTATTCCATTGATGACGAATGGATTTTATAATTTGATGTTTTTTGAAAAACCTACAAGCATCCTTACCTTTCTGGTTATGCATATTCTGTTCTTCGTGTTCTGCATCGGTATAGTAGTGGCCTATACTAATGCCGGAGCAAGCCCTCTCACGAACCCTTCATTCAGGGACGCCATGAAGGTCCTGTTACCACTGTTATTTGCAGGTTTTTTATGCATGCTGTTCCCATACATCGCGACAATTTACAATGTACCGGAAGATTCGGCATATGTTCAAATCTCCAAAGAAAATGGAGTTGTCACTGTAGAGAATGAAAAAGGTGCTGTGATTCATAGCGGCCCCGATGATGCGGACGCAATTGAAGCTGCTCTGGCTGAGAGTGAGGGGAGAGTCATACTCTTTGAAAGAGGAGAATATGATATAGACCGTACAATTCGTTTGAAATCCGAGGTCTCCTTCGTTGGAAATGATGAAGTGGTATTTAATTGCATTAGCTCACCAGCGTTTAATACCGGAACCGGGGGATATTCTTCTTCAACCATATCCTTATCAAGTGATGCAAACTCAGGGGATACCCAAATTAAGCTGTCGAGTGTTTCGGGCCTAAATGTTGGGGACTATGTAAAAATTTCAGACGAATTCTCAGTTCCTTTTCAAAGGAATGATTACAAAAACGGAGAACTGGCCGAAATAATCGATATATCAGGTTCAACGATTACCGTTGACCGCCCACTGTATGATGACTATACTGTAGCCAGGAATGCCCAGGTCCGAAAGATCTCAATGTTTAAAAATATCTCCTTTGAAAATATTAATTTTATAGGGTACGGCATGGATACCAGTTCAACTGCGATCTATTTTTACGGCGTGACGAACATCATGATCTCAAATTGCGGATTTGAGGATTTTGGAAACCGTGCGGTAAGTTTCTGGGATTGTTTGGACTGTATTGTAGAAGGCAGTACCTTTAAAAGGGTATTTAAAGACGGAACCGGATATGGAATTGCCATAACAAATGCCTGTGACAATATTGTAATAAGAGACAATTCATTTCTGGAAAAGGGCAGACACTACATTGCTGTTGTTGCAGGCCGAGGTGGGGTTACAACAGATGGTTTTACCAGAAATGTTGATGTGACAAACAATGTTTTTAGAGATTGTGCTGACGAAGCCGTAAACTCACACCCGACATCAGCTGCAGTTTTCAGAGTCAATGACAATGAATTTTATGATTGCCGAAAGGGTGTCGAATTTTCCAACAGTGATAGTGTTATAACAAACAACACTTTTGTGCGCTGTGCCAATGGAGTTGTATTATTTGATACGGGCAATCATCTAATCGAAGGAAATTCCTTCAGAGAAAACAGAATCTCTATCATACCCCATAATACTAACTCTGTAACCAGAGACAATTCTTTTGAAAACAGTGGGTAA
- a CDS encoding disaggregatase related repeat-containing protein produces MLKLKPGTRKLISISICFLMLLATSSAALAASGDLANVQVSKVSGTVTVTNEDGTVVYKGSDDADAIEAAMKAIDSGVISFQKGEYNIDRTLRLKSDITFIGEEGVVFDCISSPGFTTGTGGYSSSTIPVASNANSGTTQIKLSSVSGLNVGNYIKISDDFTVSYEGRSYKNGELAKIVAIDGSTVTIDSPLYDSYTTSRNAKVREISMLENIRFENIDFVGKGMGTSSTAIYFYATKNVTFSNCGIEDFGTRAISLFDCLDCTVENSTFKRIFKDGTGYGIAITNACDNIVIKNNSFLEKGRHYIAVVSSRGGVTTDGFTRHVDVLDNIFRDCADEAVNSHPTSSPIFRVIGNEFYDSRKGVELARTDSIVKDNKFYRCGNALVTLSTGNHVIENNYFNGNRISIIPHATSNIIRNNVFDNGGYIMPELNAVIESNTFRNYSGYIIYASGSSSSNLQNIEITNNVCEDPLTMAMKLSYAKNVSLSNNNLRGHLEFSRCNDVQIDGNRINSPASSGIRVINARGEHTITDNEIKADSVGISLENTGTSLIKNEILIGRNAIDAPKAYSNDDYSSVIVEEGAPEIPLWGVQDSRLREASPDTVYNDVRYLDLGGRDGVGGYRDLVMFDLSEYEDAELIENATLSLFWYCPDGRERPEDTIVEIYRPEAWNPDYVTWNSRDLNTPWVNAGGDWYDRNNASQGSTPYATITINGSDFPDNSYHELDVTELVKEYVGGEYENTGFLMKARTESGNYVAFYSSDCGITESIPKLDVELKPEPVVHVLNNLQDSRLREGTPDTVFNDVRYLDLGGREGVGGYRDLFMFDLSELDDAESIESAALSLFWYYPAGIERPEDTVVEIYRPEAWNPDYVTWNSRDLNTPWVNAGGDWYDRNNASQGSTPYATITINGSDFPDNSYHELDVTELVKEYVGGEYENTGFLIKASTESENYIAFCSSEYEDKNQRPVLAILEKA; encoded by the coding sequence ATGTTAAAACTGAAGCCAGGAACCCGAAAGCTGATTTCGATTTCAATTTGCTTTTTAATGCTGCTTGCTACAAGCTCAGCAGCATTAGCAGCATCAGGTGATTTAGCAAATGTTCAAGTATCCAAAGTTAGTGGAACTGTTACGGTAACAAACGAAGATGGTACTGTTGTATATAAAGGTTCAGACGATGCAGACGCTATTGAAGCGGCTATGAAGGCAATCGATAGCGGTGTCATCTCCTTCCAGAAAGGCGAATATAATATCGACCGCACACTTCGTTTAAAATCAGATATAACCTTCATCGGAGAAGAAGGAGTGGTATTTGACTGCATTAGCTCCCCGGGATTTACTACCGGTACCGGTGGCTATTCCTCTTCAACAATCCCGGTGGCAAGTAACGCCAACTCAGGGACTACACAGATTAAGTTGTCCAGTGTTTCTGGCTTGAATGTTGGGAACTATATAAAAATTTCAGACGATTTCACAGTTTCCTATGAAGGAAGAAGCTATAAAAACGGCGAGCTGGCAAAAATAGTTGCCATCGACGGTTCAACGGTCACAATTGACAGCCCCCTCTACGATAGCTATACCACATCCAGGAATGCCAAGGTCCGAGAAATCTCAATGCTTGAAAACATCAGGTTTGAAAACATTGATTTTGTAGGCAAAGGAATGGGCACCAGTTCTACTGCAATCTATTTCTATGCCACGAAGAACGTTACGTTCTCAAATTGTGGAATTGAAGATTTTGGCACCCGTGCGATCAGTTTATTTGATTGTTTGGACTGTACTGTAGAAAACAGCACCTTTAAAAGGATATTCAAAGACGGGACAGGGTATGGAATTGCCATAACAAATGCCTGTGACAATATCGTAATAAAAAACAACTCTTTCCTTGAAAAAGGCAGGCACTACATTGCTGTCGTGTCCAGCAGGGGAGGAGTTACAACTGACGGCTTTACCCGGCATGTAGATGTTCTGGACAATATTTTCAGAGATTGTGCTGACGAAGCTGTAAACTCACACCCGACTTCATCTCCGATTTTCAGAGTTATTGGCAATGAATTCTACGATTCCAGAAAGGGTGTAGAACTCGCCAGAACTGACAGCATCGTAAAAGACAATAAATTTTATCGCTGTGGGAATGCCCTGGTTACATTAAGCACCGGCAACCACGTGATTGAGAACAATTACTTCAACGGGAATAGGATCTCCATTATTCCTCACGCGACAAGCAACATAATAAGGAACAATGTGTTTGACAACGGCGGCTATATCATGCCGGAACTCAATGCCGTAATTGAAAGTAATACTTTCAGGAATTATTCAGGGTATATCATATACGCATCCGGCTCAAGCAGTTCCAACCTGCAAAACATTGAAATCACCAATAACGTATGTGAAGACCCACTGACAATGGCAATGAAATTAAGCTATGCCAAAAATGTGTCCTTAAGTAACAATAACCTGAGAGGGCACCTTGAATTTAGCAGGTGCAATGATGTACAAATCGATGGCAACAGGATAAATTCCCCCGCATCTTCTGGAATTAGAGTTATTAATGCAAGAGGGGAACACACTATAACGGATAATGAGATCAAAGCCGATAGTGTAGGAATTTCCCTTGAAAATACAGGAACATCTCTAATCAAAAATGAGATTCTCATCGGACGCAATGCCATTGATGCCCCCAAAGCATATTCTAATGACGACTATTCAAGTGTCATCGTAGAAGAAGGCGCTCCTGAGATCCCACTTTGGGGAGTGCAGGATTCCCGCCTCCGTGAAGCCTCACCTGACACGGTTTACAATGACGTCCGTTATCTCGACCTGGGAGGCAGAGACGGAGTCGGCGGGTACAGGGATCTTGTCATGTTCGACTTAAGCGAATACGAAGATGCCGAACTGATCGAAAATGCGACCCTTTCCCTCTTCTGGTACTGCCCGGATGGAAGAGAAAGACCCGAGGACACAATTGTCGAAATTTACAGGCCTGAGGCTTGGAACCCCGACTACGTCACCTGGAACAGCAGGGACCTTAACACCCCCTGGGTGAATGCCGGAGGAGACTGGTATGACCGGAATAATGCCTCCCAGGGCAGTACCCCCTACGCAACGATAACCATCAATGGAAGTGACTTCCCTGACAACAGCTACCATGAACTTGACGTAACCGAACTTGTGAAAGAGTATGTGGGTGGCGAGTACGAGAATACGGGATTCCTGATGAAAGCCCGCACGGAAAGCGGAAACTACGTCGCTTTCTACAGCAGTGACTGCGGAATAACGGAATCCATCCCGAAACTCGATGTAGAACTGAAACCAGAACCTGTAGTTCACGTCCTTAACAACCTTCAGGACAGCCGCCTCCGTGAAGGCACCCCTGATACGGTCTTCAATGACGTCCGTTATCTCGACCTGGGAGGCCGGGAAGGAGTCGGCGGGTACAGAGACCTTTTCATGTTCGACTTAAGTGAATTAGACGATGCTGAAAGTATCGAAAGTGCAGCCCTTTCCCTCTTCTGGTACTACCCGGCCGGAATAGAAAGGCCCGAGGACACAGTTGTCGAAATCTACAGGCCGGAAGCCTGGAACCCCGACTACGTCACCTGGAACAGCAGGGACCTTAACACCCCCTGGGTGAATGCCGGAGGAGACTGGTATGACCGGAATAATGCCTCCCAGGGCAGCACTCCCTACGCAACGATAACCATCAATGGAAGTGACTTCCCTGACAACAGCTACCATGAACTTGACGTAACCGAACTTGTGAAAGAGTACGTGGGCGGCGAATACGAAAATACGGGATTCCTGATCAAAGCCAGCACGGAAAGTGAAAACTACATCGCTTTCTGCAGCAGCGAATATGAAGATAAAAACCAGAGGCCTGTGCTGGCCATCTTGGAAAAAGCATAA
- a CDS encoding disaggregatase related repeat-containing protein, with the protein MLRRILGTRKLISYSIICSLMLVAISSAAVAAPDDLANIQISKENGIATVTNENGTVIYEGADDVAAIEAALNELDSGVILFQNGEYSIDRTISLKSDISFVGNEGVVFDCISSPGFTTGTGGYSSSTTSVASDANSGATQISLSDVSGLDVGDHVKISDDFTVPYEGKDYKNGELVEIVAINGTTITVASPLYDSYTVSRNAKVREISMFQNISFENIGFSGFGMDTSSTAVYLYGVKNVTFSNCTVEDFGTRAILLFDCLDCTVENSTFKRIFRDGTGYGIAITNACDNIVIKNNSFLEKGRHYIAVVSSRGGVTTDGFTRHVDVLDNIFRDCDDEAVNSHPTSSPIFRVIGNEIYDSRKGVELARTDSIVKDNKFYRCKNALVTLSTGNHVIEGNYFNGNKISIIPHATSNIIRNNVFDNGGYIMPELNAVIENNTFENYSGRIVSSVGSSSSYVENIEISNNTCEDPLTMAMEFGYAKNVRLNNNNLNGDLEFSGCDDVSLEGNRINSPSSSGIRVIDAAGPHSISVNEIKASSVGISLENSRTTPIKDEIIIDRNVIDAPAAISNDDYSNVIMDEEGSPGTLRIVEDSRLREGSPDTVFKNEPYIDLGGRDDVGGYRDLALFDLSDYEDAELIENATLSLFWYYPEGMERPADTVVEIYRPEAWNPDYVTWNSSDLDTPWVHPGGDWYDQNNVSQGSTPYATITLNGSDVPDNSYHELDVTGLVKEYVSGEYENTGFLIKARTESGNYIAFCSSDYENGNQRPVLTISEKE; encoded by the coding sequence ATGTTAAGAAGGATTCTAGGAACCCGAAAGTTAATTTCTTACTCAATAATCTGCTCCCTCATGCTGGTTGCGATCAGCTCAGCAGCAGTAGCTGCACCAGATGATTTAGCAAATATTCAAATTTCTAAAGAGAATGGAATTGCCACGGTAACTAATGAAAATGGCACTGTGATTTATGAAGGTGCTGATGATGTAGCTGCAATTGAAGCAGCTCTGAACGAGCTCGATAGTGGCGTCATACTCTTCCAGAATGGGGAGTATTCCATAGACCGTACAATTAGTTTAAAATCCGACATCTCCTTTGTTGGAAATGAAGGAGTTGTATTTGATTGCATTAGCTCTCCGGGATTTACTACAGGTACCGGTGGCTATTCCTCTTCAACGACATCTGTGGCAAGTGATGCCAACTCAGGGGCTACACAGATTAGTTTGTCCGATGTTTCTGGCTTGGATGTTGGAGACCATGTAAAAATCTCGGACGATTTTACAGTTCCCTATGAAGGGAAAGATTACAAAAACGGAGAACTGGTAGAGATTGTTGCCATCAACGGCACAACGATCACAGTTGCCAGCCCGCTGTACGATAGCTATACCGTATCAAGGAATGCGAAGGTCAGAGAAATCTCAATGTTCCAGAACATCTCCTTTGAAAACATTGGTTTTTCAGGATTTGGTATGGATACCAGTTCAACTGCCGTCTATTTATATGGTGTGAAGAACGTTACGTTCTCAAATTGTACAGTTGAAGATTTTGGGACTCGTGCGATCCTCTTATTTGATTGTTTAGACTGTACTGTAGAAAACAGTACCTTTAAAAGGATATTCAGAGACGGAACAGGATATGGAATTGCCATCACAAATGCCTGTGACAATATCGTAATAAAAAACAACTCTTTCCTTGAAAAAGGCAGACACTACATTGCTGTCGTGTCCAGCAGGGGAGGGGTCACAACTGACGGCTTTACCAGGCATGTAGATGTTCTGGACAATATTTTCAGAGATTGTGATGACGAAGCTGTAAACTCACACCCGACTTCATCTCCGATTTTCAGAGTAATTGGCAATGAAATCTACGATTCCAGAAAGGGTGTAGAACTAGCCAGAACTGACAGCATCGTAAAAGACAATAAGTTTTATCGCTGTAAGAATGCCTTAGTTACCTTATCCACCGGCAACCACGTTATTGAGGGTAATTACTTCAACGGAAACAAGATTTCCATTATCCCTCACGCTACAAGCAACATAATAAGGAACAACGTGTTTGACAACGGCGGGTATATCATGCCGGAACTCAATGCAGTAATTGAGAATAATACCTTCGAAAACTACAGCGGCCGTATTGTATCCTCAGTAGGCTCAAGCAGTTCTTACGTGGAAAACATTGAAATCTCCAACAATACCTGCGAAGACCCACTGACGATGGCAATGGAATTCGGCTATGCTAAAAATGTTAGGTTAAATAATAACAACCTGAACGGGGATCTCGAATTTAGCGGATGCGATGATGTTAGCCTCGAAGGCAACAGGATAAACTCTCCTTCCTCTTCAGGGATAAGAGTTATTGATGCAGCGGGCCCGCACTCTATAAGTGTCAATGAGATCAAGGCTAGCAGTGTAGGAATTTCCCTTGAAAATTCCAGGACAACTCCAATTAAAGACGAAATTATTATCGACCGCAATGTCATTGATGCCCCTGCAGCAATCTCTAATGATGATTATTCGAATGTCATCATGGATGAGGAGGGAAGCCCGGGAACTCTCAGGATAGTGGAAGATTCCCGTCTCCGTGAAGGTTCTCCTGACACCGTCTTCAAGAACGAGCCCTATATCGACCTTGGAGGCAGAGATGATGTCGGAGGGTACAGAGACCTTGCCCTTTTCGACCTGAGTGACTACGAAGATGCTGAACTGATCGAGAATGCGACCCTTTCCCTCTTCTGGTATTACCCTGAAGGAATGGAAAGGCCTGCTGACACGGTTGTCGAAATCTACAGGCCTGAAGCCTGGAACCCAGATTACGTCACCTGGAACAGCAGTGACCTTGACACCCCATGGGTTCATCCGGGAGGTGACTGGTACGACCAGAATAATGTCTCCCAGGGCAGCACTCCCTACGCAACGATAACTCTCAATGGAAGCGACGTCCCTGACAACAGCTACCATGAACTTGATGTAACCGGCCTTGTGAAAGAGTACGTAAGTGGTGAGTACGAGAATACGGGATTCCTTATCAAAGCCCGCACAGAAAGCGGAAACTACATCGCTTTCTGCAGCAGTGACTATGAAAACGGAAACCAGAGGCCTGTGCTAACCATCTCGGAAAAAGAGTGA
- a CDS encoding response regulator, with amino-acid sequence MGKAKILVVEDQNIVALNIRNKLKNLGYTVPSTAASGEEAIRKAELTGADLVLMDIMLKGEMDGIEAAREIKARFGIPVIYLTAYTDSETLERAKMTEPAGYISKPFKEEDLHSNIEMALHKHRAEKGEEGEGEKEEKESV; translated from the coding sequence ATGGGAAAAGCAAAGATTCTGGTTGTTGAAGACCAGAACATAGTAGCCCTGAATATCAGAAACAAGTTAAAGAATCTTGGGTATACCGTCCCAAGCACCGCAGCTTCAGGGGAGGAAGCAATCCGGAAGGCGGAGCTTACAGGTGCTGACCTGGTTTTGATGGACATCATGTTAAAAGGAGAAATGGACGGGATCGAAGCAGCAAGGGAGATCAAAGCCCGCTTTGGGATACCCGTAATCTACCTTACCGCCTACACGGACAGCGAAACCCTGGAAAGGGCCAAAATGACCGAACCTGCAGGCTATATCTCAAAGCCTTTCAAGGAAGAAGACCTGCACAGCAATATAGAGATGGCTCTCCATAAACACCGTGCGGAAAAGGGAGAAGAAGGGGAAGGTGAAAAAGAAGAAAAAGAAAGCGTTTAA
- a CDS encoding disaggregatase related repeat-containing protein — protein MLKLKLGTRKLISISICFLMLLATSSAALAASGDLANVQVSKVSGTVTVTNEDGTVVYKGSDDADAIEAAMKAIDSGVISFQKGEYNIDRTLRLKSDITFIGEEGVVFDCISSPGFTTGTGGYSSLTIPVASNANSGTTQIKLSSVSGLNVGNYIKISDDFTVSYEGNAYKNGELAKIVAIDGSTVTIDSPLYDSYTTSRNAKVREISMLENIRFENIDFVGKGMDTSSTAIYFYATKNVTFSNCGIEDFGTRAISLFDCLDCTVENSTFKRIFKDGTGYGIAITNACDNIVIKNNSFLEKGRHYIAVVSSRGGVTTDGFTRHVDVLDNIFRDCADEAVNSHPTSSPIFRVIGNEFYDSRKGVELARTDSIVKDNKFYRCGNALVTLSTGNHVIENNYFNGNRISIIPHATSNIIRNNVFDNGGYIMPELNAVIESNTFRNYSGYIIYASGSSSSYLQNIEISNNLCEDPLTLAMKLSYAKNVKLYNNDLRGYPEFRACDNVEIDGNRINSPASSGVRVIDAKGPYTITDNEFKADSVGISLENTGTSLINEKILIARNAVDAPKAYSNDDYSNVIVEGGTPEIGDSTPGASDTPTTLVGVQDSRLREGSPDTVYNDVSYLDLGGRDEVGAYRDLVIFDLSEYEDAELIENATLSLFWYYPEGAERSEDTIVEIYRPEAWNPYYVTWNSRDLNTPWANAGGDWYDRNNASQGSIPYATITIKGSDVPDNSYHELDVTELVKEYVSGEYENTGFLIKARTESGNYVAFYSSDCGITESTPKLDVELKPESGDTPESGDTPDEALVLSNLQDNRLREGSPDTVYNDVRYIDLGGRDGVGGYRDLVLFNLSELDNAESIENATLSLFWYYPEAIERPEDTVVEIYRPEAWNPDYVTWNSRDLNTPWANAGGDWYDQNNASQGSIPYATITIKGSDVPDNSYHELDVTELVKEYVSGEYENTGFLIKARTESGNYMAFYSSDCGITESIPKLDVELKPEPVVHVLNNLQDSRLREGSPDRVYNDVRYLDLGGRDGVGGYRDLVLFDLSELDDAESIESAAISLFWYYPAGIERPEDTIVEIYRPEAWNPDYATWNSRDLNTPWVNAGGDWYDLNDVSQGSTPYATITIKGSDFPDNSYHEFDVTELVKAYVSGEYENTGFLVKARTESGNYIAFCSSDYEDENQKPVMTVSEKA, from the coding sequence ATGCTAAAACTGAAGCTAGGAACCCGAAAGCTGATTTCGATTTCAATTTGCTTTTTAATGCTGCTTGCTACAAGCTCAGCAGCATTAGCAGCATCAGGTGATTTAGCAAATGTTCAAGTATCCAAAGTTAGTGGAACTGTTACGGTAACAAACGAAGATGGTACTGTTGTATATAAAGGTTCAGACGATGCAGACGCTATTGAAGCGGCTATGAAGGCAATCGATAGCGGTGTCATCTCCTTCCAGAAAGGCGAATATAATATCGACCGTACACTTCGTTTAAAATCAGATATAACCTTCATCGGAGAAGAAGGAGTAGTATTTGACTGCATTAGCTCCCCGGGATTTACTACCGGTACCGGTGGCTATTCTTCTTTAACAATACCAGTGGCAAGTAATGCCAACTCAGGGACTACACAGATTAAGTTGTCCAGTGTTTCTGGCTTGAATGTTGGGAACTATATAAAAATTTCAGACGATTTCACAGTTTCCTATGAAGGGAACGCTTACAAAAACGGCGAACTGGCAAAGATAGTTGCCATCGACGGTTCAACGGTCACAATTGACAGCCCCCTCTACGATAGCTATACCACATCCAGGAATGCCAAGGTCCGAGAAATCTCAATGCTTGAAAACATCAGGTTTGAAAACATTGATTTTGTAGGGAAAGGAATGGACACCAGTTCTACTGCAATCTATTTCTATGCAACGAAGAACGTTACGTTCTCAAATTGTGGAATTGAAGATTTTGGCACCCGTGCGATCAGTTTATTTGATTGTTTAGACTGTACTGTAGAAAACAGCACCTTTAAAAGGATATTCAAAGACGGGACAGGGTATGGAATTGCCATAACAAATGCCTGTGACAATATCGTAATAAAAAACAACTCTTTCCTTGAAAAAGGCAGGCACTACATTGCTGTCGTGTCCAGCAGGGGAGGAGTCACAACTGACGGCTTTACCCGGCATGTAGATGTTCTGGACAATATTTTCAGAGATTGCGCCGACGAAGCTGTAAACTCACACCCGACTTCATCTCCGATTTTCAGAGTTATTGGCAATGAATTCTACGATTCCAGAAAGGGTGTAGAACTCGCCAGAACTGACAGCATCGTAAAAGACAATAAATTTTATCGCTGTGGGAATGCCCTGGTTACATTAAGCACCGGCAACCACGTGATTGAGAACAATTACTTCAACGGGAATAGGATCTCCATTATTCCTCACGCGACAAGCAACATAATAAGGAACAATGTGTTTGACAACGGCGGCTATATCATGCCGGAACTCAATGCCGTAATTGAAAGTAATACTTTCAGGAATTATTCAGGGTATATCATATACGCATCCGGCTCAAGCAGTTCCTACCTGCAAAACATTGAAATTTCAAACAACCTGTGTGAAGACCCCCTTACACTGGCAATGAAATTAAGCTATGCTAAAAATGTTAAATTGTATAACAATGACCTGAGAGGGTATCCTGAATTTAGAGCCTGTGACAATGTAGAAATCGACGGCAACAGGATAAACTCTCCTGCCTCTTCTGGGGTCAGGGTTATTGATGCAAAGGGTCCCTACACAATAACAGATAATGAGTTTAAAGCTGACAGTGTAGGAATTTCCCTTGAAAACACCGGCACATCATTGATTAATGAAAAGATTCTCATCGCGCGTAACGCCGTCGATGCCCCTAAAGCATATTCTAATGACGACTATTCAAATGTCATCGTAGAAGGAGGAACTCCTGAAATCGGAGATTCTACACCAGGGGCTTCGGACACTCCGACAACTCTGGTAGGAGTACAGGATTCCCGCCTTCGTGAAGGCTCTCCTGACACGGTATACAATGACGTTAGTTATCTCGACCTTGGAGGCAGAGACGAAGTCGGCGCATACAGAGACCTTGTCATTTTCGACTTAAGCGAATACGAAGATGCCGAGCTGATCGAAAATGCGACCCTTTCCCTTTTCTGGTACTACCCCGAAGGAGCGGAAAGGTCCGAGGACACAATTGTCGAAATTTACAGGCCTGAAGCCTGGAACCCCTACTACGTGACCTGGAACAGCAGGGACCTTAACACTCCCTGGGCGAATGCCGGCGGAGACTGGTATGACCGGAATAATGCCTCCCAGGGCAGTATCCCCTACGCAACGATTACCATCAAGGGCAGTGATGTTCCTGACAACAGCTACCATGAACTTGACGTAACCGAACTTGTGAAAGAGTACGTGAGCGGCGAGTACGAGAATACGGGATTCCTGATAAAAGCCCGCACGGAAAGCGGAAACTACGTCGCTTTCTACAGCAGTGACTGCGGAATAACGGAATCCACCCCGAAACTCGATGTAGAACTGAAACCCGAGTCTGGAGATACACCTGAGTCTGGAGATACACCTGATGAAGCTCTCGTCCTGAGCAACCTTCAGGACAACCGCCTCCGTGAAGGCTCTCCTGACACGGTATACAATGACGTTCGTTATATCGACCTTGGAGGCAGAGACGGAGTCGGCGGGTACAGAGACCTGGTCCTGTTCAACTTAAGTGAATTGGACAATGCTGAAAGTATCGAGAATGCTACCCTTTCCCTCTTCTGGTACTACCCTGAAGCAATAGAAAGGCCCGAGGACACAGTTGTCGAAATATACAGGCCTGAAGCCTGGAACCCCGACTATGTCACCTGGAACAGCAGGGACCTTAACACTCCCTGGGCGAATGCCGGCGGAGACTGGTATGACCAGAATAATGCCTCCCAGGGCAGTATCCCCTACGCAACGATTACCATCAAGGGCAGTGATGTTCCTGACAACAGCTACCATGAACTTGACGTAACCGAACTTGTGAAAGAGTACGTGAGCGGCGAGTACGAGAATACGGGATTCCTGATAAAAGCCCGCACGGAAAGCGGAAACTACATGGCTTTCTACAGCAGTGACTGCGGAATAACGGAATCCATCCCGAAACTCGATGTAGAACTGAAACCAGAACCTGTAGTTCACGTCCTTAACAACCTTCAGGACAGCCGGCTTCGTGAGGGCTCTCCTGACAGAGTATACAATGACGTCCGTTATCTTGACCTTGGAGGCAGGGACGGAGTCGGCGGGTACAGAGACCTAGTCCTGTTCGACTTAAGTGAATTAGACGATGCTGAAAGTATCGAAAGTGCGGCCATCTCCCTTTTCTGGTACTACCCGGCCGGAATAGAAAGGCCCGAAGACACAATTGTCGAAATCTACAGGCCGGAAGCCTGGAACCCCGACTACGCCACCTGGAACAGCAGGGACCTTAACACCCCCTGGGTGAATGCCGGCGGAGACTGGTATGATCTGAATGATGTCTCTCAGGGCAGCACCCCGTACGCAACAATAACCATTAAGGGAAGTGACTTCCCAGACAACAGCTACCATGAGTTTGATGTAACCGAACTTGTGAAAGCGTACGTAAGCGGCGAATACGAAAATACGGGATTCCTGGTCAAAGCCCGCACAGAAAGCGGAAACTACATCGCCTTCTGCAGCAGCGACTATGAAGACGAAAACCAGAAACCTGTGATGACTGTATCGGAAAAAGCATAA